GTTAAGAAAACTTGGCAAGGGCGGGCTCGAAGTGGCAGGCTCTGCCATAGATGACATCAAAAAATCCCTGGACGAACTTGTCGAGAGAATCGAACGGCTCGAAAAGGCGCAGGGCATAAAGCCAGACGGCGCGGGCTCCGCAGCAGACCCCAAGGCCCTCTATAACGACGGGCTCGACGCCATACGCGAGAAAAAGAACTACAAAAAAGGCGCTGAAACCCTGGAGCGCTTCGTCTCCGAGCACCCGAAGCACGCACTAGCCGGAAACGCGCAGTACTGGATAGGCGAGGCCTACTACGCACTTGGAGATTTCGAGCGCTCCATAGCCGAGTTCAACCGCGTCATCACAAAATACCCGAAAAGCGACAAGGTGCCGGCCTCGCTCCTAAAGCAGGGCTACTCTTTCGAAAAGCTCAAGGAGTCGGAGAACGCGCTTATAATATTCAAAAGCCTCGTAGAGAAACATCCGAAGAGCGCCGAGGCCGC
The Deltaproteobacteria bacterium DNA segment above includes these coding regions:
- the ybgF gene encoding tol-pal system protein YbgF, translating into AEGDSIRREFDHLRGMVEEREHRLSKNEEAIELLKGSIQAIDDQLRKLGKGGLEVAGSAIDDIKKSLDELVERIERLEKAQGIKPDGAGSAADPKALYNDGLDAIREKKNYKKGAETLERFVSEHPKHALAGNAQYWIGEAYYALGDFERSIAEFNRVITKYPKSDKVPASLLKQGYSFEKLKESENALIIFKSLVEKHPKSAEAATAKKRVAELEKAQKKKTPAKTKKEGTKSSK